A genome region from Natronosalvus rutilus includes the following:
- a CDS encoding Leu/Phe/Val dehydrogenase, whose translation MVHGKMSASGHEQVTHFVDDETGLEAIVAIHDTTLGPSLGGTRLLPYESHDAALRDVMRLSRAMTYKAAAADLDLGGGKAVIRADPTEKTEDLMAAYGRMIDRLGGYYITSVDVNTGVADMDVIAGETDHVVGTSAGLGDPSPITSRGVFEGLRACVEATYGTPDVDGLSVVVQGVGKVGSGLAELLDEHGAEVAVSDIDEEATAALAREYGFETVAPSAVYEQPCDVFAPCAIGGVVNDETVPQLECDIVAGGANNILDERAHAQALRDRDILYAPDYVLNAGGLITVAAEHTGDTREQALADAMAIGDRTRTLIERADAEDVTILEAADRYALERIEAARAEATSPSSR comes from the coding sequence ATGGTACACGGGAAGATGTCTGCGTCCGGCCACGAACAGGTAACGCACTTCGTCGACGACGAAACCGGCCTCGAGGCGATCGTCGCCATCCACGACACGACGCTCGGTCCCTCCCTCGGTGGCACCCGACTCCTGCCCTACGAGAGCCACGACGCCGCCCTGCGCGACGTCATGCGCCTCTCGCGCGCGATGACCTACAAGGCGGCCGCCGCGGACCTCGACCTGGGCGGCGGGAAGGCCGTCATCCGCGCCGATCCGACCGAGAAGACCGAGGACCTGATGGCCGCCTACGGGCGAATGATCGACCGACTCGGCGGGTACTACATCACCTCCGTCGACGTCAACACCGGCGTCGCGGACATGGACGTGATCGCGGGCGAAACCGACCACGTCGTCGGAACCAGCGCAGGACTCGGAGACCCCTCGCCGATCACGTCTCGCGGCGTCTTCGAGGGGCTTCGGGCCTGCGTCGAGGCCACCTACGGGACGCCGGACGTGGACGGCCTCTCCGTCGTCGTCCAGGGCGTCGGGAAAGTCGGCAGCGGCCTCGCCGAACTCCTCGACGAGCACGGTGCCGAGGTCGCGGTGAGCGACATCGACGAGGAGGCGACGGCCGCGCTCGCCCGCGAGTACGGCTTCGAGACCGTCGCCCCCTCCGCCGTCTACGAACAGCCCTGTGACGTCTTCGCCCCCTGTGCGATCGGCGGCGTCGTCAACGACGAGACGGTTCCCCAACTCGAGTGCGACATCGTTGCCGGTGGGGCGAACAACATCCTCGACGAGCGAGCCCACGCGCAGGCGCTTCGCGACCGGGACATTCTCTACGCGCCTGATTACGTGCTCAACGCAGGCGGCCTGATCACCGTCGCGGCCGAACACACCGGCGACACGCGAGAACAGGCGCTCGCCGACGCGATGGCCATCGGCGACCGGACCCGGACGCTCATCGAGCGCGCGGACGCCGAGGACGTGACCATCCTCGAGGCCGCGGATCGGTACGCGCTCGAGCGGATCGAGGCGGCGAGAGCCGAGGCGACGTCTCCGTCGTCTAGGTAG